A stretch of DNA from Prinia subflava isolate CZ2003 ecotype Zambia chromosome 9, Cam_Psub_1.2, whole genome shotgun sequence:
ACTTGTGGGGTGCCCTTTGCAacgtccccgtgtccctgctctggggtcTGGCCGTGGGAGAGCCGCCTCCTCCGCGACTTTTTGAAAGGTGCTGACTTTAGAAACTGAGAACACCCTTCCGGAACAAAGGGGCACGGCGGTCTGGGACCTCACCAGGAGGGGATCCTCCGGCTTCAGCCCTAGCTCGGGATCAGCGGCAGCGCTTAGGGATCGTAACCTAGGCTTGATTCTCCGGCGGGGGCTGGCGGCCAAGATCCCCCTTCCCAGCAGTCCGCGGCCACAAACTCCAGGACCAGACATCTCCGCTCTGCCCGCCCGGTATCAGCCACTATTTCACCCCTCAGTGCCCTGCGCTCACCCAGAGCTCACTTTATAAGGCCCAGCCgggctgtgattttttttttcttttttttcggTGGGGTGGAGGTGCGAGAGGGGGCTGGGGAAGAAGAAACTCCTCTTGTGTGCTCTTCTCTGCTGTCATTCACTGGGCTGCTCTCAGCATCCAACCAATGGAGAGTGAGGGCCTGCAGCAGTAGGCCCTGGGTAGGGTGATTGATGGGCAAGCGGGGCGGCGGGCGATCGCACTCACAATCGGCCGCGCTCCGCTCCGCGGGGCTCCCGGCTCCCCACCGCCCGCCGTGGCTAGGGATCCCCGGGGCACCCtcgtgtgtctgtgtgtccgtgCGTACGTCTGTGTGTCCTGGCTGAGAGGCTCCTGACGTGTCTTGGTACCTGGGGGTGCAGGGTCTCATCGGAGCGGGACCCGTGTGCGTGGCTGCGGTGTGGCGCCTCTGCTCCTGGAAGCTGCCGGGTGTGTTTGGCGCGGTTGTGTCTCCAGTGTCAGCGTCCTGCGCCGCGCTGGGCACGGCTGTGGAGTCCCGGGCTGCCGGGGGTGTTTCACTCTTGTACCTGGGCTGCgcatggctgtgctggtgtgtcTTCGTGCTGAGCGTGTGGCTGCCGTGTCCCGGCCTTGCGTGGCTCTGCCGGCGTTTCTCGGGGTGCTCTGCCACCGTGCCATGGGGCTGAGCGCGTAGCCGGGCTGCCCCAGCGCTGCGCGGCCCCGTTCGGCGcggaggggctgtgctgccctgcccggccccggtgCCCGAGCGGCGGCATGGAGCACCTCGGGGCTCACCACCTGCACCAAGGGCAAGCCGAGCCCATCAGCTTCGGCATCGACCAGATCCTCAACACGTCGGAGCCGGGCAGCTGCATGGTGTCGCACCCGCGGCTGCAGGACTCGGCGGACTACGGGCTGGGCTGCATCGTGGGCAGCGCCTATAACACTGTCACGGGTGGCTACGGGGCgagcggcggcgcggccggcgCCTACACGGGCACCTCCTGCAGCATGGGCGGCCTGCCCGGCTCCTACAACGTGAACATGGCGGTGAGCATGAACGGCAACACCTTGAGCTCGGCCGGCGGGGTGATCCGCGTCCCGGCCCATCGCCCCGTGGCCGGCGGCGTGCACCAGCCCCTCTCCGCCGCCGTGCCGGCAGTGAACGGCATGAACAGCCTGACGGGGCTTACCTTCCCCTGGATGGAGAGCAACAGGCGGTACACAAAAGACAGGTTCACAGGTGAGTTGAGCCACCGGgacctcccttccctctctgctcccgCTGCCCCGCTTCCTCCCCCGCCGCCCGGCCTCGGCGCGGCAACTGGTGCCCACGGGGACACGCAGGATCCAGCCGGAGATCTCTCCGGCCGGATGGAGAAAGCAGCCGGGATGGTCCTGGGAAGCTGGTCCGGGATGAGGCCAGAAGCAAGACGGGGTGGGAAATGAGGCGTATTCAGCCCCCCCTAAATGAGttatgtttccttttgtttgtttgttttgatatttTGGTTGGTTTGATTGTTTATATatgtggggggttttgttgggggtttttttttgtttgtttgtttgttggtttttttttttttttttttttttttttttttttttttttagttcctttaaatttatttatttattagtttggtgtaggtttttttactttttaatttttttttcccgcGGTACGGGTCGGCAAGGGCGggcaaggaggaaaagggatggTAAACTCCGCACACGACCTCCTGCAAGCCCCGGGCACGGCTGACCCATCCCTGCCGCGCGAGCCAACACCCGGGGAAACTTTCCCTCAAAACCGAGAGTTCTTTGGGAAGCACGGCCCAGCCGGCGGGAAGGCAAACAGGCGGCCCGGCCCTGGCCTGCCCGGGAAGGCCGTCCCGTTGCCTTCCTTTACCGGGCTGGCTTTCCCCGGCTGCGGGTTTCGGCTCAGCCTTTTTCCCTACCAAAAGGGACTTTTTGCAGACCCGAGCAGAGCGGGGCTCGGGCTAGAGCCGCTTCCTGGACTCGCCACCGTTTCCAGGTATAGCTGGGCTCGTCTTTCGgcactaacaaaaaaaaaactcGAACAAcgaagagaaagaaagaaagaaaaaagacgcaaacaaacaaacaaaaggaacgAAATTACAACGGGGAAAATTAGCGCCTCTTCCCGAGGGCGGAAACCAAGGCCCGATTTTTGAAAGTTCCCGTTTAATTTCGACCCGATGGCGCTGAGTTCGGGCACGGCCGCGGGTGGAGGAACGGGCTGTTCCCCTGGCAAGCACCTGACTGGATTTCACTCAATTTGTTCCTGGCTTAGACACAATGTGACTTTTCACTAAGTatatttttgtggggttggaaaaaaacaaaaaacaccaaccaacaAACGCAAACAAAGccatatatatttaaaacaaaacaagaacaaacaaacagaacaacaaATCGCAACTCCGGTTTCCAGTCCGGGGCTTTACTTCCCGTGTACCAGGCACTGGGGCCGGGGCCGATGGGGTTACCGCCGCGCCTAAACGAAATTATCCCGAGCCCGCTTGGCATGGATCGCAGAGCCCCGGCCCAGCGCCAGGACCGGCTGCCGCTGCCGACCCCCCGTTCCCCGGCAGGCACTCGGCCGGGCAAGCGGCCGCCTCCCCCTCCGCCGGAGCCGAGCGGTGCCGGGCGGGCGCCCGCAGCACCCAGGGAAGGCCGCCGGGCCTTCCCGGttcccggggccgccgccgaGTTTAGCAGCCCACGCGTGGGTGTCGGCGGGGAAGCCGCGGCTTCGGAGCGGTGGGGGGTGGGTGGTCCCCAGCCCAGCGGCCGGGAGCCGGAGCCCCTCTGCTGATGTGTCGCTGCTTGCTTCTTTGCCTCTCATCCCCCCTCCTCCCGTGTCCCCCCCAGTGGCCCTCTCACCCTTCACTGTAACACGCCGTATAGGTCACCCCTACCAGAACCGCACGCCCCCCAAGAAGAAGAAGCCGCGCACCTCCTTCACCCGCCTGCAGATTTGCGAGCTGGAGAAGCGCTTCCACCGGCAGAAATACCTGGCCTCGGCCGAGCGCGCTGCCCTGGCCAAAGCCCTCAAGATGACGGACGCCCAGGTGAAGACCTGGTTCCAGAACCGGCGCACCAAGTGGAGGTGAGGGGCCGGGGGTCTCGGTGGACCGCGGTGAGGCAGCCCGGGGGGGACAgacctggc
This window harbors:
- the TLX1 gene encoding T-cell leukemia homeobox protein 1, whose translation is MEHLGAHHLHQGQAEPISFGIDQILNTSEPGSCMVSHPRLQDSADYGLGCIVGSAYNTVTGGYGASGGAAGAYTGTSCSMGGLPGSYNVNMAVSMNGNTLSSAGGVIRVPAHRPVAGGVHQPLSAAVPAVNGMNSLTGLTFPWMESNRRYTKDRFTGHPYQNRTPPKKKKPRTSFTRLQICELEKRFHRQKYLASAERAALAKALKMTDAQVKTWFQNRRTKWRRQTAEEREAERQQANRILMQLQQEAFQKTINQPIQADPICVHNSSLFALQNLQPWSDDSTKITSVTTVASACE